A segment of the Streptomyces sp. NBC_01235 genome:
AGATTCCCGGCCTTGTCGCCTTGGTCAGCCGCGGCGGCCAGACACACGTCGAAGCGATCGGGACGATGCGTCATGACGGTGGCTCGCCGATGCGCCGGGACACGATCTTCCGGATGGCGTCCACGTCCAAACCGGTCACGATGGCGGCGGCGATGATCCTGCTGGACGAGTGTCGGCTGCGGCTGGACGACCCGGTGGATCAGTGGCTGCCCGAACTCGCTGACCGGCAGGTGTTGAAGCGGCCCGACGGACCGCTGGACGACACCGTGCCGGCACAGCGGCCGATCACCGTACGGGACCTGCTGACCTCCACGTTCGGGCTCGGAGTGGACTTCGAGTCGATGGCTTCCCCGATCAGGGCCGCGACCTTCGAGCGTCTCGACTACAGCGTGGCATCCGGGCCGGCGCCCGAGCCGGACGAGTGGATGCGCCGCCTCGGCGAGCTGCCGCTGCAGTACCAGCCCGGAGTGCGGTGGCAGTACGACCTCAGCAACGAGGTAGTCGGTGTACTTGTCTCCAGGGTCGCGGGAAAGTCGTTGGAGAATTTCCTGCGCGAACGCATCCTCGATCCGCTGGGGATGAAGGACACCGCCTTCCACGTGCCCGCCGACAAGATCGACCGACTCCCGCCCCTGTACG
Coding sequences within it:
- a CDS encoding serine hydrolase domain-containing protein — translated: MGTSNSGFSHGGLRRLREVLARHVESKKIPGLVALVSRGGQTHVEAIGTMRHDGGSPMRRDTIFRMASTSKPVTMAAAMILLDECRLRLDDPVDQWLPELADRQVLKRPDGPLDDTVPAQRPITVRDLLTSTFGLGVDFESMASPIRAATFERLDYSVASGPAPEPDEWMRRLGELPLQYQPGVRWQYDLSNEVVGVLVSRVAGKSLENFLRERILDPLGMKDTAFHVPADKIDRLPPLYGPDPQTGEFIVWDEAAGGRSSVPPAFQGAGGGLVSTADDYHAYFQMLLNHGMHGSERILSRAAVELMTTNRLSPEQLAARDAMFSNVAHLSSGQGANGGWGFGMAVRTYRGDYAPLGQFGWFGGTGTTAYADRTNQLTGVLLTQVGLSTPDSPRAMNDFWTTLYQAID